CTAACAAACCCTAACACACTTTATCACACcctaacacactctaacacacccTAATACACTCTAACAAACCCTAACAAACCCTatcacactctaacacacactaacaaaccctaacacactctgtcacaccctaacacaccctaacacactctaacacaccctaacacactctatcacaccctaacacactctaacacacccTAACAAACCCTAACACACTCTGTCACACCCTAACACACCCTAACAAACCCTAACACACCCTAACAAACcctaacacactctaacacacccTAACAAACCCTAACACACTCTGTCACACCCTAACACACCCTAACAAACCCTAACACACCCTAACAAACCCTAACACACTCTATCACACCCTAGCACACTCTATCACACTCTAACACACCCTAACAAACCTTAACACACCCTAACAAACcctaacacactctaacacacccTAACAAACCCTAACACACTCTGTCACACCCTAACACACCCTAACAAACCCTAACACACCCTAACAAACCCTAACACACTCTATCACACCCTAACATACTCTAACACACCCTAACAAACCCTAACACACCCTAACAAACCCTAACACACTCTATCACACCCTAGCACACTCTATCACACTCTAACACACCCTAACAAACCCTAACACACCCTAACACCCCACAAGGCCTGTAAAACTAATCCCACCCGAATGGTAgtgcacagactcacacacgtTTGTATGACGTGACCAGGCGATATTAACACACCCTTTCTAACGTCCCATACAAACTGCACCCTTCACACGATTGGCTAAGAACTTGTACAACATGAGCGACCACGTTGTTTACAGACGGACAGGGCGATAAAACGGCTTAAGCGTTAATGGAAAACGGAATAGTTTCTGCGCGCGCGTCCGTGCCCCGCCCATCCGAACAGTTCGGCTATTCATGAGCGTGACGCCAGAGACGGCGGCGGCGCGCGCACATGGAAGGCGAACCAGCTCGCGCTCGAGCCGCTCAGAAGCAGCAGAAACGCTAAGCGGGACTGCGGGAGTGCGCGCGCGCGGCTTTATAACGCACCGCTCGCTGCTGCTCTCCGTTTATCTGGTTTTATTCTTTATCTCTGGAGAGTTCTTTCCTTTCTCGGTTGTTGATTTATTGTCTTTTCCTTTTTGCTTTGCACTTTCGACCAGATTTCCCTCCCTCTACTCTTCTCGTTACCGGAGGATTTAACCGTGTTGCTCGTGCGCAACGATGGAGAAAATGTCACGGCCCGTAAACTCCGCTTTCCTGCCTCCGACCCACGGGGTGCTGAAATCCCTCTTGGAGAACCCAATGAAGCTGCCATTCCACCATGAcgagggtacacacacacacacacacacacacacacacacacacacacacacacacacacacactctctctctctctctctctctctctctctctctctctctctctctctctctctcacgcacgcacgcacaaacagtCGCacgtagttttttttttattattattattatcattattattattattataattattaataataataaatctgttagtgtgttataataacaataattattaatattattatcgttataataacaacgataataataataataataataatactgacaATAATTATTGtcagtaatattattattattattattattattattattattattattattattacattcttACTTGGtcacattattattgttgcaCTATAACGTCTTCATTATTGCATAGTTCTTATTACAGCTTCATTATTGCACTGTTGTGTTTATTGCACTAAATGAGGCGTGAGGTGTTTATAACGTCTTTAACAGCAGAATTGTGTCCATTTAAACATGCCTCTGCGTTTCCCTGCTGTTCCCTGGAGGGGGCGCTTGTGAGCAGTGACGCTTCATCGTTAGAGGGTGTAAATGTCATGACATGTTTACTTTCCTTTTCACTGTATACTACAGAGCAAAGAGTAAAGTAACAAGAAACTAGCTTAGCTTCATGCTAACTGCATGTTGCAGTGTAATCATCAGTTAGTTCATTACCGTGTCAGTGTCTCTGTACCTGTTGGTACTGTGGTGGTGCTGTGGAGGtactgtggaggtactgtggtggtactgtggaggtactgtggTGGTACTGTGGATGTACTGTGGTGGCACTGTGGAGGTATTGTGGAGGTACTGTGGTGGtactgtggaggtactgtggaggtactgtggaggtactgtggaggtactgtgatggtactgtggaggtactgtggtggtactgtggaggtactgtggaggtactgtgATGGTACTGTGGTGGtactgtggaggtactgtggaggtactgtgatggtactgtggaggtactgtggTGGTACTGTGGAGGTACTGTAGAGGTACTGTGGTGGtactgtggaggtactgtggtggtactgtggaggtactgtggaggtactgtggTGGTACTGTGGATGTACTGTGGTGGtactgtggaggtactgtggaggtactgtggtggtactgtggaggtactgtggtggtactgtggaggtactgtggaggtactgtgatggtactgtggaggtactgtggtggtactgtggaggtactgtggaggtactgtggtggtactgtggaggtactgtggtggtactgtggaggtactgtggaggtactgtggtggtactgtggaggtactgtggtggtactgtggaggtactgtggaggtactgtggtggtactgtggaggtactgtggAGGTACTGTAGAGGTACTGTGGTGGTACTGTGGAGGTACTGTAGAGGTACTGTAGAGGTACTGTGGAGGTACTGTAGAGGTACTGTGGTGGtactgtggaggtactgtggtggtactgtggaggtactgtggtggtactgtggaggtactgtggtggtactgtggaggtactgtggaggtactgtggtggtactgtggaggtactgtggTGGTACTGTGGAGGTACTGTAGAGGTACTGTGGTGGtactgtggaggtactgtggtggtactgtggaggtactgtggAGGTACTGTAGAGGTACTGTGGTGGTACTGTGGTGGtactgtggaggtactgtggTGGTACTGTGGTGGtactgtggaggtactgtggtggtactgtggaggtactgtggaggtactgtggtggtactgtggaggtactgtggaggtactgtggaggtactgtggtggtactgtggaggtactgtggTGGTACTGTGGTGGTACTGTGGTGGTACTGTGGTGTACGTCTGAGATAAACCACTGTAAATCACTGTGCTGTGAAACcatcagacaaacaaacacaaaagcttTGTTTCTTCCTGCATATTGATGAGGAAGTGAAATCACAGATCAGAGATGTTTTGCATCAAATGCAGGCAAAACTACATCAATGTTTTAGTTCTCTGGGTTACAGCAAACTCATAAAAACACATATTTCATTTATGAAGCCTTTATATACTGCTACTTtaaagtgaaggaggcgtgacCTCTATATGTCAGTCACAgcgaaggaggcgtggcctctgtatctgtcagtcacagtgaaggaggcatggcatCTGTAACTGTCAGTcttagtaaaggaggcgtggcctttgtgtctgtcagtaaCAGGGAAGGAAGcatggcctctgtatctgtcagtaacagtgaaggaggcgtggcctctgtatctgtcagtcacagtgaaggaggtgtggcatctgtaactgtcagtcttagtgaaggaggcgtggcctttgtgtctgtcagtaaCAGGGAAGGAAGcatggcctctgtatctgtcagtaacagtgaaggaggcgtggcctctgtatctgtcagtcacagtgaaggaggcgtggcatcTGTAACTCAGTcttagtaaaggaggcgtggcctttgtgtctgtcagtcacggTGAAGGAAGTGTGGCCTGCtgatctgtcagtctcagtgaaggaggcgtggcctgctgatctgtcagtctcagtgaaggaggcgtggcctttgtgtctgtcagtaacagtgaaggaAGCGTGGCCTGCTGatctgtcagtaacagtgaaggaggcgtggcctgctgatctgtcagtctcagtgaaggagacGTGGCCTGCTGATccgtcagtctcagtgaaggaggtgtggcctctatatctgtcagtaacagtgaaggaggcgtggcctctgtatgtaTCTATCAGTaagagtgaaggaggcgtggcctctgtatctgtcagtaacagtgaaggaggcgtggcctctgtatgtaTCTATCAGTAAGagtggaggaggcgtggcctctgtatctgtcagtctcactgaataaggcatggcctctgtatCTATCAGTAAGAgttaaggaggcgtggcctcagtatCTATCAGTaagagtgaaggaggcgtggcttctctatctgtcagtctcagtgaaggaggcgtggcctctgtatctgtcagtcacagtgaaggaggcgtggcctctgtatctgtcagtcacagtgaaggtgTTTTTTGGACCGGTCTTATACTTTTTAATGGTACTGTGAGTATCGTGTTTGTTGTACGGCCATCAGCGTGCTTGTATTAATATATAGTgcatcatattttattattgtgttatgGTTGTAATGCTGAAGCCTGTTACGCATCTCTGATGTCATCAGGTTTtgcaaaagagaaagaaaaagagaagaagctGGAGGAAGATGGAACTGCAGCGAATGCACCTCAGTCCGCGTTTCTTGGGCCAACCCTGTGGGACAAAACACTACCGTACGATGGAGACAACTTCCAGCTGGAGTACATGGACCTGGAGGAGTTCTTGTCTGAAAACGGCATTCCTGCCAACCCACAGAGTGAGCAGAACCAGATTACCCAGCAGCCCCTGCAGCAGAGCCCCACCATGCCCTCACCACCATCTGTGGTTGACCTGAGCAACCGGGCCAGCACCTCAGTACACGCTGAAATGGTGACCCAGGGCTGTCTACCAAGTCCCAGCcgagcaggtacacacacacacacacacacacacacacacacacacacacacacacacacacacacacacacacaaacacctaaaATGCCATTCCGTGCACTTACATTCCCTACAGCAAGAACTCGTGCACACAAGTTCACACAAGtctgcacacgcacacacacacacacacacacacacacacacacacacacacacacacacacacacacacacacacagctcttttGAACTCTGTTGCACACCTTGAACACCTGTGATTTCCTTTGAGTTCACTCTGCTACAGACGCTTCACATGTGGCATCAACACCTGAACAAACACTTTTTATAAACGTTTCTTTTGAAATTAAATTTGCaatctgtaatatttaatatattcttACGTGTGTAATATTTATGTCACGTTATAGAATTTTCagagtaaaacattttttacagcATTGACATGCAGCAGATCTTATTGATGCCTTTATTTGAagcttttgtttatatttttctggccctgaaattaAATCGGTCTCCAGACAAAACTGAACAAAATTGATCTTGGTTATTTTTACGGAACTGATTagttattatttcatttaattaccTTTGGACTTGGAAAAGTTTAGCGTTAGCATACTTAGCATTTTATACCTCATTGATTGATTGTTCacaaggtgttgattaattctctcttttaacagcagctctgactgtagcgcaggtttattttaatgcacttgagtctccagtgtcagcactttgtttAACTGTAAAGGATTCCAACGTCTTCAGAAAGGAAAGAGGGAGAATCCAGTGAGTCTGTAGAGGGAACGAGTGTTTATAGCGTTTGTAGTGTTTACTTCATGGCAGGTGAAAGGTATGACGTGTCGTCATCctgtaataaatgaaagaatagtAGATCTTTTATTTAGGAAAGTTTATACAGGCAAAGATACGTATATCAGCCACTAGCTCTCAGCTGTTAGCTAAAGGTTTGAGCGGTTGCTAGATGCCGTGAGTTGAATTCACACCTTTAGGCTGTTATGCTAGTTCATCTGTGCTACACCGCGCTTATCATGACCTGACATTCACCTTTCTCACAGGTTAATACTCGACCCGGCCGCCCCGAGGCCGACGCTGCCAATGACTCAGCTGTTTCTCTAGCAGATTTACTCTCTAGCCCCAAGTGTCTTCTGCTAGCTTTCATCTGCTAGCAATTTTAGCCTAATATATAATGTCCGTAGTTTTCAGTGCTAAATAACACACTGCTAGTTACACACGAGCTCTAAACAGAGTGCTAGCATAGCTAAGAGCTAATAGTCTATAAAGCTCATTTGTCATCATGTAAGCGTGACGTTTAAACATGAACACAATGCTAACAGCGTAGACGCGTGTATGTTCTCTGCAGTAATCACTAAAAGCTAGCATCTGTAGTTATATTATAGTCTACTAGCTCTTAGATATTTgcaatacatataaaaaaaatgattaaatgcatCAGATGATGGTGTTTAAAGGAGCATTACATCCAGTGAGAAGACACCGTGAAACACCCTGCTGTAGCAACGCTAGCAGCGCTAGTGAGCGAGTATTTCATACAAACAGAACGCTACCAATCTTCCAATTTTTACTCCTCTGATAGCCGAATCAGCATGGCTTTGATTCTTACATAGCTTGACAATACACTAACggagcgtgtttgtgtgtgtgtgtgtgtgtgtgtgtgtgtgtgtgtgtgtgtgtgtgtgtgtgtaaggcccTAGTGCGTGAGGAACTCCAGTGATGACAGACAGGAGAGATATTGAttagaaaacacacattttattttatgtggtGCAACAGACCTCTGAAACACACAGCAGATAAGAGACTCTGCCTTCTGATCACAgctgatagtgtgtgtgataacGCTCACCTTctgccaagtgtgtgtgtgtgtgtgtgtgtgtatgtgtgtgtgtgtgtatgtgtgtgtgtgtgtgtgtgtgtgtgagagtttatgtTTACCTGCCAGGTGCCTTAGCCACTGGGCTGCACCATACTAAGTGCTGTGgttagttattaaaaaaatataaagtgtttgtgtgtttgtgtgtgtgtttgtgtgtgtttgtgtgtgtgtgtgtgtgtgtgtgtgtgtgtttgtgtgtgtttgtgtgtgtgtttgtgtgtgtttgtgtgtgtgtttgtgtgtgtttgtgtgtgtgtttgtgtgtgtgtttgtgtgtgtttgtgtgtaaagaatGTTTTTGCCCTGCAAATTATTGTAGATAttaatgagtgtttgtgttaagTAGAGGTGTGCTAATTATAGGTGTGttaattagtgtttgtgttaattaTAGGTGTgttaattagtgtgtgtgttaattatagGTGTGTtcattagtgtttgtgttaattaTAGGTGTGttaattagtgtttgtgttaattaTAGGTGTAAtcattagtgtttgtgttaattaTAGGTGTATTAATTAGTATTTGTGTTAATTATAGGTGTGttaattagtgtttgtgttcattatagGTGTGttaattagtgtttgtgttcattagtgtgtgtgttaattatagGTGTgttcattagtgtgtgtgttaattatagGTGTgttcattagtgtgtgtgttcattagtgtgtgtgtgttaattatagGTGTgttcattagtgtgtgtgttaattatagGTGTgttcattagtgtgtgtgttaattatagGTGTGttaattagtgtttgtgttagttaTAGGTGTGTTAATTAGTGTTTTTGTTAGTTATAGGTGTgttcattagtgtgtgtgttaattatagGTGTGttaattagtgtttgtgtaaaatacCATAAAATACCTAAAGTGTAAAGTATTTGGAAGGAAGTGggaaaggacagagagagagagagagagagagagagagagagagagtgtgtgtgtgtgtgtgtgtgtgtgtgtgtgagagagagagagagagagagagagagagagagagattgtgtgtgtgtgtgtgtgtgtgtgtgtgtgtgtgtgtgtgtgtgtgtgtgtgtgtgtgtgtgtgtgtgtgtgtgtatgagagacagagagagagagagagagagagagagagagattgtgtgtgtgtgtgtgtgtgtgtgtgtatgagagacagagagagagagagagagagagagagagattgtgtgtgtgtgtgtgtgtgtgtgtgtgtgtgtgtgtgtgtgtatgagagagagagagagagagagagagagattgtgtgtgtgtgagagagagaaagaaagaaagaaactgtaatgataataatgagtCTGTTGTGCCACCTAGTGGACTCAGCATGTAATCACACTTAtagtaataatgatattaatataATTGACAACACTTCATTATGCTACTTATAACCTCTATGTTAATATAAACACCAGTAACacaagctgtgtgtttgtgtgtgtgtgtgtgtgtgtgtgtgtgtgtgtgtgtgtgtgtgtgtgtgtgtgtgtgtgtgtgtgtctcagtcttGCCATCGAGCCGCAACACCCCGAGTCCAATCGACCCCGAGTCCATCCAGGTTCCGGTGAGTTAC
The Tachysurus fulvidraco isolate hzauxx_2018 chromosome 7, HZAU_PFXX_2.0, whole genome shotgun sequence DNA segment above includes these coding regions:
- the LOC113650492 gene encoding hepatic leukemia factor-like produces the protein MEKMSRPVNSAFLPPTHGVLKSLLENPMKLPFHHDEGFAKEKEKEKKLEEDGTAANAPQSAFLGPTLWDKTLPYDGDNFQLEYMDLEEFLSENGIPANPQSEQNQITQQPLQQSPTMPSPPSVVDLSNRASTSVHAEMVTQGCLPSPSRAVLPSSRNTPSPIDPESIQVPVSYDPDPADLALSSVPGQEMFDPRKRKFSLEELKPQPMIKKARKVFIPEDLKDDKYWARRRKNNMAAKRSRDARRLKENQIAIRAGFLEKENAALRQEVAELRKELGRCRNIVAKYEARHGTL